A single genomic interval of Aureliella helgolandensis harbors:
- a CDS encoding DUF1559 domain-containing protein: protein MLKLNSARVCPRRAFTLVELLVVIAIIGILVGLLLPAVQAAREAARRMQCTNNLKQIGLAFHNFQDANGKLPTGARDGKDSAFTCCNATTVSGWSWSYKILPYIEQGNVYNLADDNDYGNTQNLVARAIIPSYTCPSRRNAQLWGSTPYFRSDYAGNAGERVGGGSDSISIGKRGVVVRTESNLDIRLEQIKDGTSNTIMVGEKALNPDRYGSDGGDNERWNNAGWDEDVIRWGAGSVSGVEYGIPPVQDLNAPTDTIAVVDAGGRSWTNWHPFFGSSHAGGSNAVFGDGSVRSISYNIDGETMRRISIANDGMPVGEF, encoded by the coding sequence GTGTTAAAGTTGAACTCCGCGCGAGTTTGCCCTCGCCGCGCATTCACATTGGTAGAGCTGCTGGTCGTCATCGCCATCATTGGCATTCTGGTTGGCTTACTGCTTCCAGCAGTTCAAGCGGCTCGGGAAGCAGCCAGACGCATGCAGTGCACTAACAACCTCAAACAAATCGGATTGGCTTTTCATAATTTCCAGGACGCCAACGGAAAGCTCCCCACGGGAGCTCGCGACGGGAAAGACTCAGCCTTCACCTGCTGCAATGCGACCACCGTTTCAGGCTGGAGCTGGAGCTACAAGATTCTCCCCTACATCGAGCAAGGCAATGTTTACAACCTGGCCGATGACAACGACTACGGCAATACCCAAAACCTCGTCGCCCGCGCGATTATCCCATCGTACACTTGCCCTTCCCGTCGCAATGCTCAACTCTGGGGATCGACTCCCTACTTCCGTAGCGACTATGCCGGCAATGCAGGCGAGCGAGTTGGCGGCGGCTCCGATTCAATCAGCATCGGCAAGCGAGGTGTCGTCGTTCGCACCGAGTCCAACCTCGACATACGACTTGAACAGATCAAAGACGGTACTTCGAACACGATTATGGTCGGCGAAAAAGCCCTGAACCCAGATCGTTACGGCTCGGACGGCGGAGACAACGAACGTTGGAATAATGCCGGCTGGGATGAAGACGTCATTCGCTGGGGAGCTGGAAGTGTATCAGGAGTTGAATATGGCATCCCACCGGTACAGGATCTCAACGCTCCTACCGACACTATCGCAGTCGTGGATGCAGGTGGTCGCAGTTGGACGAACTGGCACCCATTCTTCGGTTCATCGCACGCCGGTGGCTCCAACGCAGTCTTCGGCGACGGATCGGTCCGCTCGATCAGCTACAACATCGATGGAGAAACAATGCGACGCATCAGTATCGCCAACGACGGTATGCCAGTAGGCGAATTCTAG
- the leuA gene encoding 2-isopropylmalate synthase, producing MPKYVPFQPLSLPDRTWPNQTIRHAPVWCSVDLRDGNQALINPMGPAKKMELFKTLLRIGFKEIEVGFPAASETDFSFLRELIEQQLIPDDVTIQVLTQARPQLIERTFEAIAGAKNAIVHLYNSTSTLQRRVVFRADKAEITKLAVDGATRIHELASQVSDGRVRYQYSPESFTGTEIDFSVEICDAVCNVWQPTIENKTIINLPSTVELATPNVYADQIELFCRLFKFRDRAIISLHTHNDRGTGVAASELALLAGADRVEGTLFGNGERTGNLDIVTMALNLTTQGIDSGLDFSNIKEVRRVAEFCTELKVHERTPYAGDLVFTAFSGSHQDAIKKGYDAMKESGQEQFEVPYLTIDPADIGRQYDPIIRVNSQSGKGGVAYLVENELGFRLPRRLQVAFSQVVQQATDSTGQEMPAREVGKKFLETYVSPPAELVYRSHKPLECDLEDQEMFQFSIEYQGVAHEVVGQGNGPLDALVHALTEKFGLAYDIQDYQEHAMEAGSGSSAAAYILLKTPEGTELYGVGQHRSLTKASILGLVAAINRCLGLSRDATSKR from the coding sequence GTGCCTAAATACGTTCCATTTCAGCCACTGAGTCTGCCAGATCGTACGTGGCCCAATCAAACGATCCGCCACGCGCCCGTGTGGTGTTCCGTCGATTTGCGCGATGGGAATCAGGCGCTCATCAACCCGATGGGGCCGGCCAAGAAAATGGAATTGTTCAAGACGCTTCTCCGCATTGGTTTCAAGGAGATTGAGGTTGGTTTTCCCGCCGCTTCGGAAACCGATTTTAGTTTTCTACGGGAGCTGATCGAGCAGCAGCTGATTCCGGATGACGTGACCATCCAGGTTCTGACGCAGGCGCGGCCGCAACTGATCGAGCGAACCTTTGAGGCCATAGCTGGAGCGAAGAATGCGATTGTGCATTTGTACAATTCGACATCGACCTTGCAGCGGCGAGTTGTCTTTCGTGCAGATAAAGCTGAGATCACGAAGTTGGCTGTCGATGGGGCGACCCGGATCCATGAGTTGGCTTCCCAGGTAAGCGATGGTCGAGTGCGCTACCAGTACTCGCCCGAGAGCTTTACCGGGACGGAGATCGACTTCTCCGTAGAAATTTGCGATGCGGTTTGCAACGTTTGGCAGCCGACGATTGAGAATAAAACCATTATCAATCTGCCCTCGACGGTCGAGTTGGCAACTCCGAATGTGTACGCGGATCAAATTGAATTGTTCTGTCGGTTGTTCAAGTTCCGCGACCGGGCCATCATCTCATTGCATACGCACAACGACCGCGGAACTGGAGTCGCAGCGTCTGAGCTGGCTCTATTGGCCGGAGCCGACCGTGTGGAGGGAACTCTGTTCGGAAATGGTGAACGCACGGGAAACTTGGATATCGTGACGATGGCGTTGAATCTTACGACTCAAGGCATCGACTCTGGGTTGGATTTTTCGAATATCAAAGAGGTCCGTCGGGTAGCGGAGTTCTGCACCGAGCTGAAGGTTCATGAACGGACACCCTACGCCGGAGATCTCGTGTTTACCGCCTTTTCGGGATCGCACCAGGATGCGATTAAGAAGGGTTACGACGCGATGAAGGAATCTGGGCAAGAGCAGTTCGAAGTTCCCTACCTGACGATAGACCCGGCGGACATTGGCCGACAATATGACCCGATCATTCGCGTCAACTCGCAATCGGGCAAGGGAGGCGTGGCCTATCTGGTCGAAAATGAATTGGGCTTCCGGCTACCGCGTCGGCTGCAAGTAGCCTTTAGCCAGGTGGTGCAACAAGCTACTGACTCTACTGGGCAGGAAATGCCGGCTAGGGAAGTGGGGAAGAAATTTCTCGAAACCTATGTGTCGCCTCCAGCGGAATTGGTCTATCGATCGCATAAGCCTCTGGAATGCGATCTGGAGGATCAGGAGATGTTTCAATTTTCGATCGAATATCAAGGGGTTGCGCATGAAGTGGTAGGGCAGGGGAATGGCCCGCTCGATGCATTGGTGCACGCTCTGACCGAGAAATTTGGTTTAGCCTATGATATTCAGGATTACCAAGAGCATGCCATGGAGGCAGGAAGCGGGAGTTCCGCTGCTGCTTACATTTTGCTGAAGACTCCAGAGGGAACCGAGCTGTATGGCGTCGGCCAACATCGCTCATTGACGAAAGCCTCCATTCTTGGATTGGTTGCTGCCATCAACCGCTGCCTAGGGCTCAGTCGCGATGCTACGTCCAAGCGCTAA
- the pyk gene encoding pyruvate kinase, whose product MDAPRPNLNEARTKIVATVGPACNSVEKLVELVEHGVDIFRINTGHGKIPDFEKVLDMVRQVRVITNFPVAVLLDLSGPKIRLGQLAVEALELEVGDVVEFVRGSVSELPHQLCCSYGKLLDEVKVGDRIMLADGIISLLVTSKTKDTAGCKVLTAGTVRSRQGVNLPGVTLSVSSMRPEDIENAMWGARNEIDFISLSFVRTPQDVLSLKDLLASLDSTALVIAKIEKREALECLEAIVEASDGIMVARGDLGVEIDVAETPVAQKRIIQVCKDRMKPVIVATQMLESMHENSRPTRAEASDVANAILDGADACMLSGETAIGKYPVLAVDTMDRIMLHTEQLLKDSPPGGRARKSDRVHPITSAVTHSAANIAEAINAKLVVVASRSGGTAWVKAKQRNFVPTLGVSSNLATLRRMCLFWGIMPHLVESFEDPRKLIEEVIQWGRAQHFLNVGDHVVFVTGTGVINNTHNLLVVHEVSGDPLVKDA is encoded by the coding sequence ATGGATGCTCCACGTCCCAATTTGAATGAAGCGCGTACCAAGATTGTTGCCACGGTGGGACCTGCCTGCAACTCGGTCGAGAAGTTGGTGGAGTTGGTAGAGCATGGAGTGGACATCTTTCGGATCAACACCGGCCACGGCAAGATACCAGATTTCGAGAAGGTCCTCGATATGGTGCGACAAGTGCGGGTAATCACCAACTTTCCAGTGGCTGTGTTGCTGGACTTGTCGGGGCCCAAAATTCGATTGGGCCAGCTGGCCGTCGAAGCGCTAGAGTTGGAAGTGGGGGATGTGGTTGAGTTCGTCCGCGGAAGCGTTTCTGAACTTCCCCATCAGTTGTGTTGCAGTTACGGAAAGCTGCTCGATGAGGTCAAAGTTGGCGATCGCATCATGCTCGCCGATGGAATCATCTCGTTATTGGTCACGTCGAAGACAAAGGATACTGCAGGTTGTAAGGTGTTGACCGCTGGTACCGTGCGGAGTCGGCAAGGGGTGAATTTGCCTGGCGTCACTCTGAGTGTTTCATCCATGCGGCCAGAGGATATCGAAAATGCAATGTGGGGGGCACGCAATGAAATCGATTTTATCAGTCTGAGCTTTGTCCGCACTCCTCAGGATGTTTTATCGCTCAAGGATCTGTTGGCATCCCTCGACTCCACTGCATTAGTCATTGCCAAGATTGAGAAACGCGAAGCACTCGAATGCTTAGAGGCTATCGTCGAAGCATCGGATGGAATCATGGTAGCCCGTGGTGACCTGGGGGTCGAAATCGATGTTGCCGAAACCCCGGTTGCCCAAAAGCGAATTATTCAAGTCTGCAAAGACAGAATGAAGCCCGTGATTGTCGCTACGCAGATGCTAGAAAGCATGCACGAAAATTCACGGCCAACGCGTGCAGAAGCAAGCGATGTGGCTAACGCGATTCTGGACGGTGCGGATGCATGTATGTTGAGTGGCGAGACGGCGATCGGAAAGTACCCGGTGCTGGCGGTCGATACGATGGATCGCATCATGCTCCATACCGAACAGCTGTTAAAGGACTCTCCGCCGGGTGGGCGAGCCCGAAAGTCCGACCGGGTGCATCCCATTACTTCGGCTGTGACCCATAGTGCGGCGAATATTGCGGAAGCCATCAATGCCAAGTTGGTTGTCGTGGCGAGTCGTTCTGGAGGAACTGCTTGGGTAAAAGCCAAACAACGCAATTTTGTGCCGACCTTAGGTGTGAGTAGTAATTTGGCCACGCTCAGGCGTATGTGCCTGTTTTGGGGTATTATGCCCCACTTGGTCGAGTCGTTTGAGGATCCTCGGAAGTTGATCGAAGAGGTGATTCAGTGGGGGCGGGCGCAGCATTTCTTAAATGTTGGCGATCATGTCGTCTTCGTTACGGGAACTGGCGTGATCAACAATACCCACAATTTGCTTGTGGTGCATGAGGTGAGTGGCGATCCTCTAGTGAAGGACGCCTGA
- a CDS encoding SDR family NAD(P)-dependent oxidoreductase, whose product MNSSPWKGKTAIICGASSGLGRSLACNLAQQSAKRLVLVARTPEPLANLARDLSQRDPTLNISVHSLDLQHREEVEALVVKLKQQNLQADIVIQAAGLSDRGTLQTLSSSRLQELLQANLSTSLNALQCFQPLVTSPGGVFVFIGSLASIFTPRFIGGYAIAKHALAGMAGQARMELAEVGVHVLLACPGPIARPDAGTRYNALSQPSDLPDAALQPGGGAKLKGLDVRRLAQDILLAAHRRQPELIRPRKARLLHILSAISPRIGDWYLRKQTS is encoded by the coding sequence ATGAATTCCAGTCCCTGGAAAGGAAAGACGGCGATAATCTGCGGTGCGTCTTCCGGCCTTGGACGGTCCCTAGCGTGCAATCTCGCACAACAATCCGCCAAACGACTCGTGCTGGTGGCGCGCACCCCCGAACCGCTGGCCAACCTAGCCAGGGATTTATCGCAGCGAGATCCCACCCTGAATATTTCGGTACATTCCCTCGATCTCCAGCATCGCGAGGAAGTGGAAGCACTGGTTGTGAAACTCAAGCAGCAGAACCTCCAAGCAGACATCGTGATTCAGGCCGCTGGCCTAAGCGACCGCGGAACCCTGCAAACCCTGTCCTCCAGCCGCCTGCAGGAATTGCTCCAAGCCAACCTTTCTACAAGCCTCAACGCACTGCAGTGCTTCCAACCCCTCGTCACTTCCCCAGGTGGAGTGTTTGTCTTCATTGGCTCGCTTGCAAGCATCTTCACTCCACGCTTCATCGGAGGCTATGCCATCGCCAAACATGCCTTGGCGGGCATGGCTGGCCAAGCCCGAATGGAACTTGCCGAAGTCGGTGTCCATGTACTGTTAGCCTGTCCTGGTCCCATTGCACGGCCCGACGCGGGAACCCGATACAACGCACTCAGCCAGCCCTCTGATCTTCCGGACGCAGCTCTACAACCGGGTGGCGGCGCCAAGCTCAAGGGACTCGACGTCCGCAGACTTGCCCAAGACATTTTGCTTGCCGCCCACCGGCGACAACCGGAACTTATCCGTCCACGCAAAGCCAGACTGCTACACATCCTGTCCGCCATCTCTCCTCGCATTGGAGACTGGTACCTTCGCAAACAAACCAGTTAA
- a CDS encoding sulfatase family protein, whose protein sequence is MNFHKCSTLLLALQAVLAALFAPNTVLATAPNVVVIFCDDLGYGDLSSFGHPSINTPRLDQMATEGMRWKNFYSAAPVCTPSRAALLTGRLPLRNGMCSNTRRVLFPDSTGGLPDSEITLAEMLRSSGYRTGCVGKWHLGHLPQFSPLQHGFDSYFGIPYSNDMDRTGDAPRGRHAIFEPETEYFNVPLLRDREILEQPADQTTITRRYTEEAIQFIQTPSEQPFFLYLAHSMPHVPLFRSPAFEGHSRRGLYGDVIEEIDWSVGQVLDAIRDSNLAENTLVIFTSDNGPWLSQDAHGGSAGLLREGKGTTWEGGMREPTIMWWPGTIEAGQATAAMGCTTDLLATCATLSGGQLPTDRVIDSVDLTPVLHDATANTRNELFYYRAYELMAVRMGPWKVHFQEQGSYGTEPKKLTKCAPPKLYHLEHDPSERYNIAQNYPEIVAQVEQLVEEHRKTLVPAPSQLENKP, encoded by the coding sequence ATGAATTTCCACAAGTGCTCAACGCTCCTGCTTGCCCTGCAAGCCGTCTTAGCCGCGCTGTTTGCACCAAACACCGTGTTGGCAACCGCGCCCAACGTTGTGGTAATCTTCTGCGACGATCTTGGCTATGGGGATCTCTCCAGTTTTGGACATCCCTCCATCAACACGCCTCGATTGGACCAAATGGCCACAGAGGGAATGCGCTGGAAGAATTTCTACAGCGCTGCACCAGTCTGCACACCGAGCCGTGCAGCCTTACTTACGGGACGCTTGCCGCTACGCAATGGCATGTGCAGCAACACGCGTCGCGTCCTCTTCCCGGACTCTACGGGAGGCTTGCCAGACTCAGAAATAACACTAGCTGAAATGTTGCGGTCAAGCGGTTATCGAACGGGCTGCGTAGGGAAATGGCATCTGGGACATCTGCCTCAATTTTCCCCTTTGCAACACGGATTCGACTCCTACTTCGGCATCCCCTACTCCAACGACATGGATCGTACTGGTGATGCGCCTCGTGGACGGCACGCCATCTTTGAGCCCGAGACCGAGTACTTCAATGTACCTCTGCTGCGTGATCGAGAAATTCTCGAGCAACCCGCCGACCAAACCACCATTACTCGCCGCTATACCGAAGAGGCCATTCAATTCATTCAAACCCCATCCGAGCAGCCGTTCTTCCTCTACCTAGCACACTCGATGCCTCACGTTCCATTATTCCGCAGCCCAGCGTTCGAGGGGCACAGCCGCCGAGGACTCTACGGCGACGTGATTGAAGAAATCGACTGGAGCGTAGGACAAGTGCTAGACGCAATTCGCGACTCGAATCTGGCTGAAAATACCCTCGTCATCTTCACCAGTGATAACGGTCCCTGGCTATCTCAAGATGCTCACGGCGGATCCGCTGGACTCTTGCGCGAAGGAAAAGGCACTACGTGGGAAGGGGGCATGCGCGAGCCGACCATCATGTGGTGGCCAGGTACGATTGAAGCAGGTCAAGCCACGGCCGCCATGGGCTGCACGACCGACCTCTTAGCCACCTGCGCGACTCTCTCCGGCGGTCAGCTTCCGACCGATCGTGTGATCGATTCCGTCGACCTCACTCCAGTGTTGCATGACGCAACCGCCAACACGCGCAACGAGCTGTTCTACTATCGTGCCTACGAATTAATGGCCGTGCGCATGGGGCCTTGGAAAGTTCACTTCCAAGAGCAAGGATCGTACGGAACGGAACCAAAAAAGCTGACCAAATGCGCTCCCCCGAAGCTCTACCACCTGGAGCATGATCCCTCGGAGCGGTACAACATTGCTCAGAATTACCCCGAAATTGTAGCTCAAGTTGAACAGCTCGTCGAAGAACACCGCAAAACCCTCGTTCCTGCGCCCAGCCAGCTTGAAAATAAGCCTTGA
- the xylA gene encoding xylose isomerase, with protein MTQFPEINRIEYEGPQSKNPLAFRWYNPSEMIEGKSMQDHLRFSIVYWHTMRGTGSDPFGPGTAVRPWDDGTNSVDNALRRVEVAFEIFEKLQAPYYAFHDADVSPEGETLAESHSNFDRIAKSLQEHQEKTGIKLLWGTANMFSNPRYMHGAATTCNVDVYAYAASQVKKCLEVTKMLGGENYVFWGGREGYQNLYNTDMKRELDHLARFFHMAVDYAKEIGFEGQFLIEPKPKEPTKHQYDSDAAACLNFLRAYDLLPHFKLNLETNHATLAGHTMMHELDYAGHQGALGSIDANTGDLLLGWDTDQFPTDYYLTAQCMLMILKHGGLGSGGVNFDAKVRRESFEPIDLFYAHIGGMDTFARGLKIAAAIRAEGVLENFVKERYSSWDGELGQQIEQGQASFASLEKYMLAKGQAAPNASGRQEMLENLINRYL; from the coding sequence ATGACTCAATTCCCTGAAATCAACCGTATCGAATACGAAGGACCGCAAAGCAAGAACCCGCTGGCGTTCCGATGGTACAACCCTTCGGAAATGATCGAGGGGAAAAGCATGCAGGATCATCTGCGTTTCAGCATTGTTTACTGGCACACCATGCGCGGCACGGGCAGCGACCCCTTTGGCCCCGGTACCGCAGTGCGTCCCTGGGATGATGGCACCAACAGCGTTGACAATGCATTGCGTCGCGTTGAAGTAGCCTTCGAAATCTTTGAGAAGCTGCAAGCCCCCTACTACGCGTTTCACGATGCAGACGTTTCGCCCGAAGGTGAGACACTGGCTGAGTCGCATAGCAATTTCGATCGCATCGCCAAATCTCTCCAAGAGCACCAAGAGAAGACGGGCATCAAGCTGTTGTGGGGAACCGCCAACATGTTCAGCAACCCGCGTTACATGCATGGTGCGGCCACAACCTGCAATGTTGATGTCTACGCCTATGCAGCTTCTCAAGTCAAAAAGTGCCTCGAAGTCACCAAGATGCTTGGTGGAGAGAACTATGTGTTCTGGGGTGGTCGCGAAGGCTACCAAAACCTCTACAACACCGACATGAAACGTGAGCTCGATCACCTGGCTCGCTTCTTCCACATGGCAGTTGACTACGCCAAGGAGATTGGATTCGAAGGCCAATTCCTGATCGAACCTAAGCCCAAAGAGCCGACCAAGCACCAGTACGACTCCGATGCGGCAGCTTGCCTGAACTTCTTGCGTGCCTACGATTTGTTACCGCACTTCAAGCTCAACTTGGAGACCAACCACGCCACCCTGGCTGGCCACACAATGATGCACGAGCTCGACTATGCTGGGCATCAGGGAGCGTTGGGATCCATTGATGCCAATACGGGCGACCTGCTCCTCGGCTGGGATACCGACCAATTCCCGACCGACTACTATCTAACCGCGCAGTGCATGTTGATGATCCTCAAGCATGGTGGACTCGGTTCCGGCGGCGTAAATTTCGATGCCAAGGTTCGTCGCGAAAGCTTTGAACCGATCGATCTGTTCTATGCACACATCGGCGGTATGGACACCTTTGCTCGCGGTTTGAAGATTGCCGCTGCTATCCGAGCAGAAGGCGTTTTGGAGAACTTTGTGAAGGAGCGTTACAGCAGCTGGGACGGTGAGCTCGGACAACAAATCGAGCAGGGACAAGCAAGCTTTGCCTCACTCGAGAAATACATGCTAGCCAAAGGCCAAGCTGCCCCCAACGCTAGCGGACGCCAAGAAATGCTCGAAAATCTGATCAATCGGTATCTCTAA
- a CDS encoding RNA polymerase sigma factor, which yields MNCESLQTLIDTHGAAMQLVARQYCNHPDDAVQEAFIALVSLPTLPRDRVAWLFTTVRRQAMNMARSDARRQKHHAAAGEMRPNWFVADPITPNYWDDCQAALEQITPANREIVILRIWGEQSFEQIAQVVQLPLSTVHRRYHSTLVELETLIEPARTIEKKS from the coding sequence ATGAATTGTGAATCGCTCCAAACGCTGATCGACACGCACGGGGCAGCGATGCAGTTGGTAGCGAGGCAATATTGCAATCATCCCGACGATGCCGTGCAGGAGGCGTTCATTGCCTTAGTCAGCCTCCCCACTTTGCCGCGGGATCGAGTCGCCTGGCTATTTACCACCGTTCGTCGCCAAGCAATGAATATGGCCAGGTCGGACGCGCGCCGCCAAAAGCACCACGCAGCCGCTGGCGAAATGCGTCCGAACTGGTTTGTTGCCGATCCCATCACTCCTAACTATTGGGACGATTGCCAAGCCGCCTTGGAACAAATTACACCTGCAAACCGTGAGATTGTCATCCTTCGTATTTGGGGGGAGCAGTCCTTTGAACAAATTGCACAAGTCGTTCAACTTCCGCTCAGCACTGTCCACCGAAGATACCACAGCACCCTTGTAGAACTTGAAACACTCATCGAGCCTGCTAGAACCATCGAGAAGAAATCATGA